Proteins co-encoded in one Malus sylvestris chromosome 9, drMalSylv7.2, whole genome shotgun sequence genomic window:
- the LOC126583017 gene encoding probable endo-1,3(4)-beta-glucanase ARB_01444 produces the protein MLKKVKRKVKTLVKPKKNPYKPPPPPSSFPSLPPPEEESQTMSPPPQQTFRPPATTDPFLFPQTQSTVLPDPSNFFSPNLLSSPLPTNSFFQNFVLKNGDQPEYFHPYAVKSSSAALTISYPSRFSTSAFIYQIFIADLTISATQNPGSPQPHKISSFNDLSVTLDFPSSNLSFFLVRGSPFITCSVSNSTSLSISTIHAILSCSSNGSKTKYTIKLNSNQTWLVYTSSPIDLTTSGLSLITSNGFSGIVRIAILPNSDPKFEAILDRFSSCYPVSGEAVFTKPFALEYKWEKKGWGELLMLAHPLHLQLLSSEDSDVTVLEDFKFKSIDGDLVGVVGDSWALKPDPVSITWHSSRGVGEDSYAEVVSALVKDVGELNSSGIATTSSYFYGKLIARAARLALIAEEVAYLDVIPTIRKFLKETIEPWLVGTFGGNGFLYDKKWGGIVTKQGATDSGADFGFGIYNDHHYHLGYFVYGISVLVKIDPAWGRKYRAQAYSLAADYLTVGRRSHSHYPRLRCFDFYKLHSWAGGLTEFADGRNQESTSEAVNAYYSAALLGLAYGDTHLVATGSILAALEIRAAQMWWHVKEGGNMYEEDFTRENRLVGVLWNNKRDSGLWFAPPEWKECRLGIQLLPLLPITEALFSDVGFVRDLVKWTLPALSREGVGEGWKGFVYSLEGIYDKEGALGKIRNLNGYDDGNSLTNLLWWIHSRGEEAAEFGLGHNICWSRHYH, from the coding sequence ATGTTGAAAAAAGTGAAAAGGAAAGTCAAAACCTtggtaaaacccaagaaaaATCCCTATAAACCACCACCCCCTCCATCTTCATTTCCATCATTACCACCTCCGGAAGAAGAATCCCAAACCATGTCGCCACCGCCGCAACAAACTTTCCGGCCACCCGCCACCACCGACCCATTCCTCTTTCCCCAAACCCAATCCACCGTCCTCCCCGACCCGTCAAACTTCTTCTCCCCAAACCTCCTCTCATCCCCTCTCCCCACCAACTCTTTCTTCCAAAATTTCGTCCTTAAAAACGGCGACCAACCCGAATACTTCCACCCCTACGCCGTCAAATCCTCCTCCGCCGCCCTAACCATCTCGTACCCATCTCGCTTCTCCACCTCCGCCTTCATATACCAAATCTTCATCGCCGATCTCACCATCTCCGCCACTCAAAACCCCGGTTCCCCACAACCCCACAAAATCTCCTCCTTCAACGACCTCAGCGTCACATTGGATTTCCCCTCCTCCAACCTCAGCTTCTTCCTCGTCCGCGGCAGCCCATTCATCACCTGCTCTGTTTCCAACTCGACCTCTCTTTCAATCTCCACCATCCACGCAATCCTCTCGTGTTCATCAAACGGCTCAAAGACCAAATACACCATCAAGCTCAATAGCAATCAGACATGGCTTGTATACACTTCTTCCCCGATCGATTTGACAACCAGCGGCCTGTCACTGATCACCTCCAATGGGTTTTCTGGTATTGTTCGGATTGCGATATTGCCCAATTCGGATCCGAAATTTGAGGCGATCCTCGACCGGTTCAGCTCTTGCTACCCGGTTTCCGGCGAAGCGGTTTTCACTAAGCCGTTTGCTTTGGAGTACAAATGGGAGAAAAAAGGATGGGGCGAATTGCTCATGCTTGCTCATCCTCTGCACCTCCAGCTTCTCTCCAGCGAGGATTCTGACGTTACCGTTTTGGAGGATTTCAAGTTCAAGAGCATTGATGGGGATCTTGTTGGCGTTGTTGGCGATTCGTGGGCGCTGAAACCCGACCCTGTTTCGATCACCTGGCATTCGAGTCGAGGTGTTGGAGAAGATTCGTATGCTGAAGTTGTTTCTGCACTAGTTAAGGATGTAGGGGAGCTGAATTCGAGTGGGATAGCTACAACATCTTCGTACTTTTATGGAAAATTGATAGCAAGGGCGGCAAGGCTGGCTTTGATCGCAGAGGAGGTGGCTTATCTCGATGTGATTCCGACGATTAGGAAGTTCTTGAAGGAAACGATTGAGCCGTGGCTGGTTGGAACTTTCGGGGGGAATGGTTTCTTGTATGACAAGAAATGGGGTGGCATTGTCACGAAACAAGGAGCAACCGATTCTGGTGCAGATTTTGGGTTTGGAATTTATAATGATCACCATTATCATCTGGGGTACTTTGTTTATGGGATTTCAGTGCTTGTGAAAATTGATCCTGCTTGGGGGAGGAAGTATCGGGCTCAAGCTTATTCGCTTGCTGCTGATTATTTGACGGTAGGCAGGCGATCACATTCGCATTATCCACGCTTACGGTGCTTTGATTTTTACAAATTACACTCGTGGGCAGGCGGGTTAACTGAGTTTGCAGATGGTCGTAATCAGGAGAGCACGAGTGAGGCAGTGAATGCCTACTATTCAGCTGCATTGTTGGGATTAGCTTATGGAGACACCCATCTTGTGGCCACAGGATCAATTCTTGCAGCTTTGGAGATTCGGGCAGCGCAAATGTGGTGGCACGTAAAAGAGGGGGGTAACATGTATGAGGAGGATTTCACAAGGGAAAATCGCTTGGTTGGAGTTTTATGGAATAACAAGAGGGACAGCGGACTTTGGTTCGCTCCTCCGGAGTGGAAAGAGTGCAGGCTTGGAATTCAGTTGCTACCGCTATTGCCGATCACTGAGGCCTTGTTTTCAGATGTTGGCTTTGTTAGGGATCTTGTGAAGTGGACACTACCGGCTTTGAGTAGGGAGGGAGTAGGAGAAGGATGGAAAGGATTTGTCTATTCCTTGGAAGGGATTTATGACAAAGAAGGCGCTTTGGGGAAGATAAGGAACTTGAATGGTTACGATGATGGTAACTCGCTTACGAATCTTTTGTGGTGGATCCACAGCAGAGGAGAGGAAGCAGCGGAATTCGGACTTGGACATAACATTTGCTGGTCTAGGCACTATCATTAA
- the LOC126583015 gene encoding probable endo-1,3(4)-beta-glucanase ARB_01444: protein MSSTPPEEESQTMSSPPPEEESETTSPPAPSSPPAEDECETMSPTADPSSPPPEEESETVSPTADPSSPAAEDESETMGSPPPEEESKTLSSPPPEEESQTKSLPPQQTLRPPTAAASFLFPETQSTVLPDPSNFFSQDLLSSPLPTESFFQNFALKNGDQPEYIHPYAVKSSSAALTISYPSLSSTSAFTHQIFTADLAISATQKPDSPQPHKISSFNDLSVTLDFPSSNLSFFLVRGSPFITCSVSNATSLSISTIHSILSCSPNDSKTKYTIKLSNNQTWLVYTSSPIDLATNCLSPITSNEFSGIVRIAILPDSDPKFEATLDPVSPCYPVSGEAVFTKPFALEYKWEKKGSGDLLMLAHPLHLQLLSREDSDVTVLEDFKVKSIDGDLVGVVGDSWSLKLDPILITWHSNRGVGEESYAEIVSALVKDVGELNSSAIATKSSYFYGKLIARAARLALIAEEVAHLDVIPTIRKFLKETIEPWLAGTFGGNGFLHDKKWGGIVTKQGATDSGADFGFGLYSGHHYHLGYFVYGISVLAKIDPAWGRKYRAQAYSLTADYLTVGRHSDSHYPRIRCFDFYKLHSWRSGLNESADGRNQESTSEAVNAYYSAALLGLVYGDTHLVATGSMLAALEIRAAQMWWHVKEGSNMYGQDFTRENRLVGILWSNKRDSAVCFAPSEWKECRLGIQLLPLLPITEALFSDASFIRDLVTWTLPALSREGVGEGWKGFVYALEGIYDKEGALGKIKSLNGHDDGNSLTNLLWWIHSRGKEGEEVGLGHNVSWSGLYH, encoded by the coding sequence ATGTCGTCAACACCTCCGGAAGAAGAATCCCAAACCATGTCGTCACCGCCGCCGGAAGAAGAATCCGAAACCACGTCGCCACCCGCTCCATCATCACCACCTGCAGAAGATGAATGCGAAACCATGTCACCAACAGCCGATCCATCATCACCGCCTCCGGAAGAAGAATCCGAAACCGTGTCGCCAACAGCCGATCCATCATCACCAGCTGCGGAAGATGAATCCGAAACCATGGGATCACCACCTCCGGAAGAAGAATCCAAAACCCTGTCGTCACCACCTCCGGAAGAAGAATCCCAAACCAAGTCACTACCACCGCAGCAAACTCTCAGACCACCCACCGCCGCCGCCTCATTCCTCTTCCCCGAAACCCAATCCACCGTCCTACCCGACCCATCAAACTTCTTCTCCCAAGACCTCCTCTCATCCCCTCTCCCCACAGAGTCCTTCTTCCAAAACTTCGCTCTCAAAAACGGCGACCAACCCGAATACATCCACCCTTACGCCGTCAAATCCTCCTCCGCCGCCCTAACCATCTCCTACCCATCTCTCTCCTCCACCTCCGCCTTCACACACCAAATCTTCACCGCCGATCTCGCCATTTCCGCCACCCAAAAACCCGATTCTCCACAACCCCACAAAATCTCCTCCTTCAACGACCTCAGCGTCACATTGGACTTCCCCTCTTCCAACCTCAGCTTCTTCCTCGTCCGCGGCAGCCCATTCATCACGTGCTCTGTTTCCAACGCCACCTCTCTTTCAATCTCCACCATCCACTCAATCCTCTCGTGTTCACCAAACGACTCAAAGACCAAATACACCATCAAGCTCAGTAACAATCAGACATGGCTTGTATACACTTCTTCCCCGATCGATTTGGCAACCAACTGCCTGTCACCGATCACCTCCAATGAGTTTTCTGGGATAGTTCGGATTGCGATATTACCGGATTCGGATCCGAAATTCGAGGCGACCCTTGACCCGGTCAGTCCTTGCTACCCGGTTTCCGGCGAAGCGGTTTTCACAAAGCCGTTTGCTTTGGAATACAAATGGGAGAAGAAAGGATCGGGCGATTTGCTCATGCTTGCTCATCCTCTGCACCTCCAGCTTCTCTCCCGCGAGGATTCTGACGTCACTGTTTTGGAGGATTTCAAGGTCAAGAGCATCGATGGGGATCTTGTTGGCGTCGTTGGCGATTCATGGTCGCTGAAACTCGACCCTATTTTGATCACCTGGCATTCGAATCGAGGTGTTGGAGAAGAGTCGTATGCTGAAATTGTTTCTGCACTTGTCAAGGATGTTGGGGAGCTGAATTCCAGTGCGATAGCTACAAAATCTTCGTACTTTTATGGAAAATTGATCGCGAGGGCGGCGAGGCTGGCTTTGATTGCAGAGGAAGTGGCTCATCTCGATGTGATTCCGACGATTAGGAAGTTCTTGAAGGAAACGATTGAGCCGTGGCTGGCTGGAACTTTCGGGGGAAATGGTTTCTTGCATGACAAGAAATGGGGTGGCATTGTCACGAAACAAGGAGCAACCGATTCTGGTGCAGATTTTGGGTTTGGACTTTATAGTGGTCACCATTATCATCTGGGGTACTTTGTTTATGGGATTTCAGTGCTTGCAAAAATTGATCCTGCTTGGGGGAGGAAGTATCGGGCTCAAGCTTATTCGCTCACCGCTGATTATTTGACGGTGGGCAGGCATTCAGATTCGCATTATCCACGCATAAGGTGCTTTGATTTTTACAAATTACACTCGTGGAGAAGCGGGTTAAATGAGTCTGCAGATGGTCGTAATCAGGAGAGCACGAGTGAGGCAGTGAATGCCTACTATTCAGCTGCATTGTTGGGCTTAGTTTATGGAGACACCCATCTTGTGGCCACGGGATCAATGCTTGCAGCTTTGGAGATTCGGGCAGCCCAAATGTGGTGGCACGTAAAAGAGGGAAGTAACATGTATGGGCAGGATTTCACAAGGGAAAATCGCTTGGTTGGAATTTTATGGAGTAACAAGAGGGACAGCGCAGTTTGTTTCGCTCCTTCGGAGTGGAAAGAGTGCAGGCTTGGAATTCAGTTGCTACCTCTATTGCCGATCACTGAGGCCTTGTTTTCAGATGCTAGCTTTATTAGGGATCTCGTGACGTGGACACTACCGGCTTTGAGTAGGGAGGGAGTAGGGGAAGGATGGAAAGGATTTGTCTATGCCTTGGAAGGGATTTATGACAAAGAAGGCGCTTTGGGGAAGATAAAGAGCTTGAATGGTCACGATGATGGTAACTCGCTTACGAATCTCTTGTGGTGGATCCACAGCAGAGGAAAGGAAGGAGAGGAAGTCGGACTTGGACATAACGTTTCCTGGTCCGGGCTTTATCATTAA